Sequence from the Acidimicrobiia bacterium genome:
ACAGCGCGGCCGGCGTGTTGCCGAGTTTCCTCATCAGTTTCTCCAGGCGTTTGGAGCCGCTCCCTTCGAGCAGTGCGCCGCTCCTCTCGACCTTGAGGCCGAGAAGAGCGGCGGCGGGTTCAAAGGTCTGGCGGCAGCGGACGTAGCTGCTGGAGAGCAATCTCTCGACCTGGGCGTCGGCGAGGAAGGTGCCGATCTCATTCGCCTGTTCCCACCCGCGATTGCTCAGCGGCCGCTTCACGTCCTCGCCTTTCCAATCCTTTCGCCGCCCGGCGGTGGCATGTCGGACCAGGTAGATCCGACCAGTCAGGTTCCACCAATTCTCTTGGAGTGAAGTGACGAGGTCGATGTCGTGCTGGTAGGTGAGGATTCGACCGGCGACGGCCGGCGTCGCCCAGACGACTTCATCGACCTCGTCGTTGGGGGCGAAGCTTCCGCCTGTCGCTTCCATGGACCAGTAGTGGACGCGTTTCACCTTGCCGTTGTCGAGGCCGTACCGCATGGTTCCGACGGGTACTCCCGGCTTGCAGACCATTCCGGTCTCCTCGCGGACTTCGCGCAGAGCGGCCCCGAGATCCGACTCTCCCTTGTCGAGCTTGCCTTTGGGAAGTGTCCAATCGCGGTAGCGGTCACGATGAATGAGGAGTATCTCGATTTCGGCTCCGGTGGAGCGCCAGACGACGCCACCGGACGCCAGGACTTCTTCGACCAACGTCAACCTCGCTGACGGACGCTGTTTCGCCTGAACAGGCGAGGCGGCCGCGCAGGTTCGGGCAGGTCGCGCAGATCGATCGAGACGCTGCCGCACACCGAGCATGAACTGCGCTGTATCCCGCCACCGATCGGTTGCGGCGTCTGGTACCGATGCTCGCCCCTTCTGCAGGCGCGTTCGTGGACCCGAAAGACCGTGTCGAGGAACGTGCGCGCCCGGTGCCGGCCCACCAGGTTCCGGCGTGGGCGGGTCGGCGAGGTTGGGACTGTCTCAGTCATGGTCGGCTACTTCTGAGAGTAGTGGCCGGGGGATTCAAATGGCGGCATCCGGGCATCGATCAACGCCACAGCCGCCTCTACCGAACTCACACAGGTCACCAGATCGCCGTTGGTCGAGACGCCTTTGGTGAGCAGTGGAACGAGGTCGGACCACGGAGATCCGACGGCGATCAATGGGATGGGAGCCTTCCCCGAAAACTGGGCTACGAAGTTGACGTTCCAGGTCATCACCAGTTCGGTCAATGTCCCGAGGGATCCGGGTAGCGCGATCGCCGCGTCGGATATGTCGAGCATGGTGCCTATCCGCCGAACCAGGTCCGGCGCCGGCTGCTCGCTGGTCAGGTACCGGTTCGCTCCGGATCTTCCGGGGAAGACCGTCGGTGCTGTGACCCCGATCACTTCACCACCTGCCCCGGCTGCACCGGCAGAAACTGCTTCCATCAGCCCGCCGTAACCGCCGTTGATGACCGTGTGGCCGCGTTCGGCCAGAAGGCCTCCGAGCCTGACGGCGTTTTCATAGTCGACATCGCCCGGTTCTGATTGGGACGAGCCGAACACGCTGATGCGGGACATGACCGCAGCAGGTTAGACCCTTCCGCGCGCACGCGAGTTGGATCCCCCGAAGCGCGAGGTCGTAAGCTGCGCCAACGCGCAACGGGAGGCAAGTTGTTCGAGATTTCATCGGCGGCCGTCGAGGGGGCGTTGAGCGCGGGTGCTTCATATGCGGACGCCCGCACCGTGGTAACGCGTCATCAGCGTTTGGGGGCGGCAGACGGTCGCATCGAAGCGATCGTCGAGGATGAGAAAGCAGGCGTCGGCGTCCGCGCACTGATCGGGTCGTCGTGGGGCTTCTACGCGGTCAACGACTTCGGGAAGGCGCGGGAGGCCGGAGAGAATGCGAGTGCGATCGCCAAGGCCTCTGCTCGCGTGCCGGGCCGGCTGCTGCCGCTGGCGGAAATCCCGATAGTCGAAACCGCGTTCGCAACGCCGGTCCTCGAGGATCCGTTCGGCGTTGGCATCGGGGAGAAGGCCGACCTGCTGGTTCGGGTTACGTCGGAGATGCTCGACGCGCCCGGCATTTCACGCACGAGCGGGAAGCTCGAGTTCTGGGATACCGACAAGTGGTTCGTCTCCTCGCAGGGACACCGGATTCACCAGAACATCGTCGAGTCGGGCTGCGGTATGGATGCTTTGGCGATCGGTGAAGGCGAATCGCAGATACGGTCGTATCCCCAGTCATTCGGGCAGTACGAGACCGGCGGGTTCGAAGTGATCAGGAAGTGGGATCTTCCCGCTCACGTCGGCCGGGTGGCGGAGGAAGCCGCCTCTCTGCTCGGCGCCGACCAATGCCCATCCGGGGTGACGGACGTCGTCCTCGAGGGAAGTCAGCTGGCGCTGCAGATCCACGAGTCGGTCGGCCATGCAGTCGAGCTCGATCGCATCCTCGGCTGGGAAGCCGCCTTCGCCGGAACATCGTTTCTCGATCTCGATCAACTCGGCTCGCTCCGCTACGGCTCGGAGCTCATGAACGTCACTGCAGACGCAACCATTCCGGGGGCTCTGGGGACGTTCGGTTTCGATGATGAGGGAACCCCCGCACAAAGGGTGGCGATAGTCGAGGCGGGGACCTGGGTGGGAGTCCTCTCGGGGCGCGACACCGCCTCAATCGCCGGACTGCCTCCGGGCGGGATGGTGAGGGCCGATGGTTTCTCGCGCATCCCCATGGTCCGCATGACCAACGTCGGCCTCGAACCCGGCCCGCACTCGCTCGAGGAAATCATCGCCGACACCCGGCATGGGATCCTGATGGACGTGAACCGATCATGGTCGATCGACGATCGCCGGCTGAACTTCCAGTTCGGCTGTGAGGTCGGATGGGAGATCAAGAACGGCCGGCTCGGACGAATGCTGAAGAACCCCACATACACAGGGATTACACCCAAATTCTGGGGTTCGATGGATCGTCTGGCCGGCGGTGACCAGCGGGTCCATTGGGGAACACCCAACTGCGGCAAGGGTCAGCCCTTGCAGGTCGGACACACCGGGCACAGTGCTGCTCCGGCGCGTTTCCGCGACGTACGGGTGGGGGTGCTGGGATGAGCCGCTTCGTTGAACTCTGCGAAGACCTTGCCGGACGGGTTCCGGAAGGCCTCGAAGCGCAGGCTTCCTTCAGGGGAAGCCGCAAGGCTCTGACCCGATTCGCGAACTCGTTCATTCACCAGAACGTGCAGGAGGAAGGTGGCGTCCTGACTCTCGAGATCGTCGACGACGGCCGGCCGGCCAGGGCGGCCACGACGCTCACCGACTCTGATTCACTGAATCGGCTGGTTGCTTCCGCCGTGACTGCCGCCGCATTGAGTCCCGTTGATGTGGACTGGACAGGTTTTCCGCCCCACAGCGACATCGGTGACGTCCACCATCACGATCCGGCGACGGCTTCTGCGGATCCCGACGAACGGGCGGCAGTGGTCGCCGATTTCATTTCCGCAGGGCAGGGTTTGTCCGCTGCCGGCTACTGCGACACGACCGAGGAGATCATGGCAATAGCCAATCATCGCGGCCTCCGTTATGAGGGAAGGGCGACGTCGGCGTTCCTCGACGGAATCCACAGGACTGGTGGCTCTGCCGGAAAGGCCCATCGCGGGTCCCGATCGCTCGCCGCCCTCGACGGTCGCGAAGCCGGTGAGGAGGCTGCCGCCATCGCCCGCGCTTCCGTGGGAGCGATCGACGTGGAACCCGGCACCTATGAGGTGATCCTGCGACCCGGTTGCGTCGCAACCATCGGAGCGTTCGTCGGCTTGTTCGCCTTCGGCGGCAAGGCAGCCTCAGAAGGACGTACCAGGGCCGTGCCCGGCACCGCTCAGTTCGATCGGAAGATCTCGATCCGCGACGACGTCACGGATCCGGCTGCTCTGGGCATTCCGATCGACGGGCAGGGAACGCCGAAACGGCCCGTCGAGCTGATCACGAACGGAGTGAGTCGAGGGTTCGTCCACGACCGCCGCACGGCCGCCCGAATGGGCGTCGCATCGACCGGCCACGACTGGGAGTACTCGGCCCAGTTCGGCCCGGCGCCTACCAACCTGTTCATCGAGGGCGGCGACGGCTCCGAAGCCGAGATGATCGCTTCTGTGGAGCGCGGGCTGCTGGTGACCGAGTTCAACTACTGCCGCATCCTCGATCCGACCACTTTGTATGTCACGGGACTGACCCGCAACGGAACCTTCTTGATCGAAGGCGGGAAGGTGACCAAAGCGGTGTCGAACCTGCGGTTCACCGAGTCCTTCTTCGACGTTCTCCGTCAGGGCAACGTATTGGCCCTGGGCGATGACGCCCGTGCGGCGGATTCCGAGTACGGACCCGGGATGGTGCACGCCCCGACCATGCACCTGGCGTCGTGGAACTTCACGGGTGGCGCCGGGGGATAGTCGCGCGCGACTCGTTACTCTGAGCCCATGCCCCGATTCCGAGCCGACCTCGACCAGATAGACCTCTATACGCCGGGTCGGTCAATCGATGAAGTTGCCGCAGAGTTGGGAATCCGCGACGTTGCCAAACTGGCTTCCAACGAGTGCCCGTTTCCGCCCTGGCCGGAAGTATTGGAAGCCATCGCGGCAGCCGGCGAAGGGGTCAACCGCTATCCAGACAACGACCAGCGAGTGCTCCGGTCCGCAACCGCCGCCCACCTCAACGTGCCGGAGGACCACCTGTGGTTCGGGGGAGGGAGCTCGGACCTCTTGCGAGCCACCGGCCTGGCGATGGGCGGCTCCGGCACTTCGACGGTGTACGCGACTCCGTCGTTCGTTCTCTATCGAGTCATCACGCACATAGCCGGCGCCGAGCCCATCGAGGTTCCGCTCACTGCCCGGTGGGTACACGACCCGCCGCGCCTGGTCGAAGCGATAAGGAGCGACACGACCCTCCTCTACTTGTGCAATCCGAACAACCCGACCGGCACATACCTTTCGTCCAGCGATGTGAAATGGATCATCGACCGGGTGCCCGACCGGGTGCTGGTAGTTGTCGACGAGGCGTACATGCACTACGCCGACGCGCCGGATTTCTCCACAGCCGTCCCCCTGGCGCTGGAACGAGACAACGTGGTCGTAACACACACCTTCTCGAAGGTCTACGGCCTCGCCGGGCTGCGCGTCGGCTACGCCGTCGGTTCGCCCGCCACCATTCGGGTGCTGCGCAAGACACAAGCGCCATTCCCGGTCAACGCGATCGCGCAGGCGGCTGCCACAGAGGCTCTTCGCCGGCAGGCTCGTCTTGCCGAGCGGGTCGCCCACAACAGCCGTGAGAGGTCGAGGGTTTCGGCGGCCCTGGATCACCTGGGGGTTGAGCGGGCAGACAGCCAGACGAACTTCCTGTTTCATCGGTTCGCCGACGATCCGTCGGCCCTGGCTCCCCACGGTGTGGTCGTCCGCCCGGGAGTCGGGGGATGGGTTCGCACGACCATCGGCACTGAGGTCGAGAACGACCGGTTCCTGGAGGCTCTGCAGGCCGTCGGCAGCGGTCTGTGAGATTTTTCGTATACCGGGCAGACTCCTAGTCTCGTAGTAGCGACATCACCTTCCCCACCATGCCTCTGGAGTGACCCGTGGAAAGAATCATCAGGCTTCTAGCTCGCGTCGTTCGGAAGTCGCCCTGGTCGATCGTTATCGCCTCTCTCGTAGTCACGGTCGCCCTCGGTTCCTTCATCTCCAAACAGGAGACGACTCAGGGAAACGAGGGCTTCGCTCCCGATGCTCCTGAGTGGACGGCCTCTCTGACGATCGGCGAGAAGTTCAGCTCGAACAGCGAGACGCCGATGCAGGTCCTGTTTGAAGCGAACTCCGGCGACGTACTGACTGTGGACGGATTGCAAGCGTATGCGGCTGCGACCGCAGCAGTCCGCGAGAGCGAGGCGGCACCGTACCTCTCAGAACGGCCGGACGGCGCGATTCAGGGGTTCTTCGGACCGTTGCTGCAGGGTCTCGAGGCGCAAGGAGTCTCGGTTGCCGATCTGGCGGATGACGGTTCGGTCAAAGGGGGATTCAGTGATTCTCTGGACCAGCTCCCTCCGGAGTTCGCAGGGTACTTCACCCAGTTGCTCTCCTCCCAGGGCACCGACCTGAGCGTCCCGTCCTCGAGCGCAGGTTTGATGGTCGTTTGGATGAACGTTGCCGACCTCGACGAGGTGGGCATTCAGGAGATTCAGTTCGACCTGGCCGAGAAGCTGCGAGCGGCATCATCGGATGCGGTGTCGGTGCAGCCCTTCAGTTTCTTCTTGCTCTTCGAGGATCAGGACGTATTCCTCGACGAGATCGGCAGACTGTTCGGAACCGCCTTCGCGATCATCCTCCTGATTCTCGGTTTCGTCTACTGGGTGCACCCGAAGGGGAGGATGACCAGAGCCCGTGCGTTCCGGCGGTCGGCGGCGGACGTGGCTTTGACCATGACCGCGATCATGATGTCGATATCCTGGATGCAGGGCGTGGGCGTGCTCCTGGGTCCCGGCTATCTCGGATGGATCGGCGCGTTCTCGGAGATGCTGCAAATCCTGCCCATTCTCCTGATCGGCCTGGGTGTTGACTACGCCATTCATCTGAACTCCCGCTATCGCGAGGAGATGGGTGCGGGTGTCCCCGTCGATCGAAGCGCCGGACTCGCCACCCGCACCGTCGGCGTGGCGCTGGTCCTGGCGACCGTGACGACCGGCGTCGGGTTCCTAACCAATGTGACCAACCCCGTGCCGGCCCTCAGGGATTTCGGCATCCTCGCCGCCATCGGAATCGGCTCGGCCTTCTGGCTGATGCTCACCTTCTTTCCGGCAGTCCGAATGCTCCTCGATCGGCGTGCCGAGGCCGGCGGGCGCCTCCCGATCGAATCGTTCGGAAAGGGCGGGGACAGGATGCTCCCTCGCCTCATGGGGAAGGCCTCGGTGTTTGCCGAGAAAGCACCCATTCCCACTCTCATCGTGGCCTTCGTTCTCGGCGGGTTGGGAGTCTTCGGGACGACGCAGTTGTCCACGGAGTTCAGCTTCACCGATTTCATCCCGGAAGGATCGGCAATCCTCGAGACGGTCAACGCACTCGATGAGCAGTTTGCCGGTGGTTTCGGTGAGCGGACCCAGGTTCTCATAGAAGGAGACGTCGCAACTCCGGCAGTGCACAACGCGTCCGTTGCCGCATGGCAGGCCATGGCAGACACAGAGCATGTGATCGGTTCGGGCGGAACCGCCGCCGTGGAGTTCCCGGCCAGGATCATCTCATATCTCGCCACGCCGCCCGATTCCGGCGGTGGGCCGCTCTTCAACGCCGAGTTCTCGCAGTTCGCATTCGCCGCCGGCCTTCGGCAGGACTTGACCGTCTCCGCCGATACCGACGTCGTCGCGCTCTATGAAAGGGCTTCGGAACTGGCTCCGGATCAGATGGCCGCAGTACTGGCACGTGCCGATGACGGATCCTACGGCTTCGTGGACATGTCGATCTCGACCAATGCCGGCGAGGGTGCAGTCCAGCAACTCGCCGCCGACCTCGCCCTCGACCTCGAGCCCGTGTCGGCCATCGAAGGGGTTACCGCGGTTGCTACAAACGAGAACATCATTTCGCAGGTGGTCGTGACTTCGCTGTCGGAGTCGCAGCTGAGGTCGCTGCTGATCACGCTGGTTGCGGCAGGAATCCTGCTGGTGCTCAACTTCCTCATCGAGGCACGGCGGCCGTTCCTCGGAGTCATCACGATTCTGCCGGTAGCGCTGGTCGTACTGTGGACGTTCGGAATGATGGCGTGGACCGGGATTCCGTTCGGCCCGGTGACGGCCACGATCTCGGCTCTCGCGATCGGTATTGGTGTCCCGTACACCATCCACATCACACACAGGTATCAGGAGGACCGCCAGCGCTTCGACGATCCTGAAGAGGCGATCCATTCGACCACGCGTCATACGGGTGGCGCCCTGGCGGGTTCTGCCTTCACGACGGTCGCCGGTTTCGGAATCCTGGTGACGTCCTCGCTCGTACCGTTCCAGCAGTTCGGCGCAGTGACGGTCTATGCGATCAGCTTCGCGTTGATCGCGGCCGTGTTCGTGCTGCCCTCCATGCTGGTCCTGTGGGACCGCTGGCACCGGGAACGCGGAGAGCCGGTGGTCGAGCACCGGGACATCGCTCCAATCGACTGATCGTCATCTCCGGTTCGACCGGCGGCTCGTGCACGCGAAGGACGGTGAGTTGTTCCCCGGGGTTGCCGTTCGTGGCAGGATGAGGGAGTGCTCCTTCACGACGATTTCGAGGTCTGGTACGGGTTCAGGGAGGCTGCAGTTCCTCCCCCGGATCACTTTGAGTTCGAGATCCATCTCGGTCCAGATGACTGCGGCGAGATCGCCTACCGACCGGACTATCCATCTGATGAGACACCACGCTGGGAGTGCCGCTTCCACTGGCCGGAAGAGCGACGCTCGAGACTCCACGCCCTGATGGTCGGGCACATGGTGTTCGATTCCCGGTCTGTCCCCCCTCCCGACGACGATTCGGCAGGGGGCGCACTGGAGTCGATGGAAGTCCGTTCCGATGGGCGTTCGTTCAACTACCCGTGGCGGACGCCGGGCCTCGTACCTTCCGTCGTGGTCGAAGAGGTGCGGTCGAGTGTCCCCGCCTATGTCTGGAGCAAGCTAGAAGAGAAGCAGCGGGCCTACGGCCAATCGTGATCCGGGTTTCTCAGCAATGCTGTTGCTCTCCACGGACCACAGTATTGCTGAGAAAAGTGACACAGGTTTCTCGGCAATGTAATCGTTCTCCACGGACCACAGTATTGCTGAGAAACGGGGGCGGGCGACTGATAGCCTCGCAACATGAACGTGACCATCGACGGCGGACCTCTTGGCATTGACGAGGTAGTAGCCGTTGCGGAGGGTCGCGCCGAGGCGGTTCTTCATCATGGTGTCCGTGGGCGGATGCTTCCGGCTCGTGACATCGTTGAACGAGCGGTTGCGGAAGACAGGACCCTTTACGGCGTCACGACCGGCTTCGGTGCCCTGGCCTCCAAACGGATCGATCGGGCTGAGGCCGAGGATCTCCAGGTCCGGTTGCTTCGTTCCCATGCCGCCGGTGTGGGCGACCCTCTCCCAGACGAGCTGGTGCGCTCGATGCTCCTCCTACGGGCCAGGACGCTTGCCCAGGGCCACTCAGGTGTCAGGCCGATCATCGTCGAGCGCTACATCGAGTTCCTCCGTGAAGGGCTCCTGCCCGTGGTCCCCTCTCAGGGTTCAGTCGGGGCGTCCGGTGATCTGGCCCCTTTCGCGCACCTGGCGCTTCCGATCATCGGAGAAGGCTTCCTGAAAGATGGCGACGTGGTCGAACCGGCCGCCCGGGTGCTGGCCAGACACGGGCTGGCGCCGATCCGTCTCCGGGCCAAGGAGGGTCTGAGTCTGCTGAACGGAACCGAGGGAATGCTCTCGTTCG
This genomic interval carries:
- a CDS encoding NUDIX hydrolase → MVEEVLASGGVVWRSTGAEIEILLIHRDRYRDWTLPKGKLDKGESDLGAALREVREETGMVCKPGVPVGTMRYGLDNGKVKRVHYWSMEATGGSFAPNDEVDEVVWATPAVAGRILTYQHDIDLVTSLQENWWNLTGRIYLVRHATAGRRKDWKGEDVKRPLSNRGWEQANEIGTFLADAQVERLLSSSYVRCRQTFEPAAALLGLKVERSGALLEGSGSKRLEKLMRKLGNTPAALCSHGDIIPALLERLSASGTVLESEVEFAKGSIWAIDVVEGTFPSARYIPPFA
- a CDS encoding LOG family protein; the encoded protein is MSRISVFGSSQSEPGDVDYENAVRLGGLLAERGHTVINGGYGGLMEAVSAGAAGAGGEVIGVTAPTVFPGRSGANRYLTSEQPAPDLVRRIGTMLDISDAAIALPGSLGTLTELVMTWNVNFVAQFSGKAPIPLIAVGSPWSDLVPLLTKGVSTNGDLVTCVSSVEAAVALIDARMPPFESPGHYSQK
- a CDS encoding TldD/PmbA family protein; the encoded protein is MFEISSAAVEGALSAGASYADARTVVTRHQRLGAADGRIEAIVEDEKAGVGVRALIGSSWGFYAVNDFGKAREAGENASAIAKASARVPGRLLPLAEIPIVETAFATPVLEDPFGVGIGEKADLLVRVTSEMLDAPGISRTSGKLEFWDTDKWFVSSQGHRIHQNIVESGCGMDALAIGEGESQIRSYPQSFGQYETGGFEVIRKWDLPAHVGRVAEEAASLLGADQCPSGVTDVVLEGSQLALQIHESVGHAVELDRILGWEAAFAGTSFLDLDQLGSLRYGSELMNVTADATIPGALGTFGFDDEGTPAQRVAIVEAGTWVGVLSGRDTASIAGLPPGGMVRADGFSRIPMVRMTNVGLEPGPHSLEEIIADTRHGILMDVNRSWSIDDRRLNFQFGCEVGWEIKNGRLGRMLKNPTYTGITPKFWGSMDRLAGGDQRVHWGTPNCGKGQPLQVGHTGHSAAPARFRDVRVGVLG
- a CDS encoding metallopeptidase TldD-related protein, translated to MSRFVELCEDLAGRVPEGLEAQASFRGSRKALTRFANSFIHQNVQEEGGVLTLEIVDDGRPARAATTLTDSDSLNRLVASAVTAAALSPVDVDWTGFPPHSDIGDVHHHDPATASADPDERAAVVADFISAGQGLSAAGYCDTTEEIMAIANHRGLRYEGRATSAFLDGIHRTGGSAGKAHRGSRSLAALDGREAGEEAAAIARASVGAIDVEPGTYEVILRPGCVATIGAFVGLFAFGGKAASEGRTRAVPGTAQFDRKISIRDDVTDPAALGIPIDGQGTPKRPVELITNGVSRGFVHDRRTAARMGVASTGHDWEYSAQFGPAPTNLFIEGGDGSEAEMIASVERGLLVTEFNYCRILDPTTLYVTGLTRNGTFLIEGGKVTKAVSNLRFTESFFDVLRQGNVLALGDDARAADSEYGPGMVHAPTMHLASWNFTGGAGG
- the hisC gene encoding histidinol-phosphate transaminase is translated as MPRFRADLDQIDLYTPGRSIDEVAAELGIRDVAKLASNECPFPPWPEVLEAIAAAGEGVNRYPDNDQRVLRSATAAHLNVPEDHLWFGGGSSDLLRATGLAMGGSGTSTVYATPSFVLYRVITHIAGAEPIEVPLTARWVHDPPRLVEAIRSDTTLLYLCNPNNPTGTYLSSSDVKWIIDRVPDRVLVVVDEAYMHYADAPDFSTAVPLALERDNVVVTHTFSKVYGLAGLRVGYAVGSPATIRVLRKTQAPFPVNAIAQAAATEALRRQARLAERVAHNSRERSRVSAALDHLGVERADSQTNFLFHRFADDPSALAPHGVVVRPGVGGWVRTTIGTEVENDRFLEALQAVGSGL
- a CDS encoding MMPL family transporter, which produces MERIIRLLARVVRKSPWSIVIASLVVTVALGSFISKQETTQGNEGFAPDAPEWTASLTIGEKFSSNSETPMQVLFEANSGDVLTVDGLQAYAAATAAVRESEAAPYLSERPDGAIQGFFGPLLQGLEAQGVSVADLADDGSVKGGFSDSLDQLPPEFAGYFTQLLSSQGTDLSVPSSSAGLMVVWMNVADLDEVGIQEIQFDLAEKLRAASSDAVSVQPFSFFLLFEDQDVFLDEIGRLFGTAFAIILLILGFVYWVHPKGRMTRARAFRRSAADVALTMTAIMMSISWMQGVGVLLGPGYLGWIGAFSEMLQILPILLIGLGVDYAIHLNSRYREEMGAGVPVDRSAGLATRTVGVALVLATVTTGVGFLTNVTNPVPALRDFGILAAIGIGSAFWLMLTFFPAVRMLLDRRAEAGGRLPIESFGKGGDRMLPRLMGKASVFAEKAPIPTLIVAFVLGGLGVFGTTQLSTEFSFTDFIPEGSAILETVNALDEQFAGGFGERTQVLIEGDVATPAVHNASVAAWQAMADTEHVIGSGGTAAVEFPARIISYLATPPDSGGGPLFNAEFSQFAFAAGLRQDLTVSADTDVVALYERASELAPDQMAAVLARADDGSYGFVDMSISTNAGEGAVQQLAADLALDLEPVSAIEGVTAVATNENIISQVVVTSLSESQLRSLLITLVAAGILLVLNFLIEARRPFLGVITILPVALVVLWTFGMMAWTGIPFGPVTATISALAIGIGVPYTIHITHRYQEDRQRFDDPEEAIHSTTRHTGGALAGSAFTTVAGFGILVTSSLVPFQQFGAVTVYAISFALIAAVFVLPSMLVLWDRWHRERGEPVVEHRDIAPID